A stretch of DNA from Anaerotignum faecicola:
ATTCCGTTCTTACCTTTTTCATCTATCTCTGCGCCTCCATATCCATCCTGATTCTGATCGGAATTATGGGGTACGTTTTTTTCCGCGGAATCTCGCAGATCAACTGGGAATTCTTAAGCACTGTTCCCAGCACAATCAGGGGTACCTTCG
This window harbors:
- a CDS encoding phosphate ABC transporter, permease protein PstA yields the protein MTNEIAVPFHKDSVINNSICRRQTRVSDSVLTFFIYLCASISILILIGIMGYVFFRGISQINWEFLSTVPSTIRGTF